Proteins co-encoded in one Setaria viridis chromosome 9, Setaria_viridis_v4.0, whole genome shotgun sequence genomic window:
- the LOC117835653 gene encoding homeobox-leucine zipper protein HOX21 encodes MRPMASNGMASSPSPFFPPNFLLQMQQTPHDHDPQEHHHHHHEHHLPPPLHPHHNPFLSSSQCPSLQDFRGMAPMLGKRPMYGADVGGGDEANGGGGVNEDELSDDGSQAGEKKRRLNVEQVRTLEKNFELGNKLEPERKLQLARALGLQPRQVAIWFQNRRARWKTKQLEKDYDALKRQLDAVKADNDALLSHNKKLQAEILALKGREAGSELINLNKETEASCSNRSENSSEINLDISRTPPSEGPMDPPPPDHQHPSSGGGGGGGGMIPFYPSAGRPSGVDIDQLLHTTSVPKLEQHSGGGVQGAETASFGNLLCGVDEPPPFWPWADHQHFH; translated from the exons ATGAGGCCAATGGCCAGCAATGGCATGGCGTCCTCCCCCTCGCCATTCTTCCCTCCAAACTTCCTCCTCCAAATGCAGCAGACGCCTCACGATCATGACCCCCaagaacaccaccaccaccaccatgagcaccacctccctcctccccttcaTCCTCACCACAACCCCTTCCTCTCATCCTCCCAATGCCCCTCTCTGCAAGACTTCCGAG GTATGGCGCCAATGCTGGGGAAGCGGCCGATGTACGGCgcggacgtcgggggcggcgacgaggcgaacggcggcggcggcgtaaaCGAGGACGAGCTGTCGGACGACGGGTCGCAGGCTggggagaagaagcggcggctGAACGTGGAGCAGGTGCGGACGCTGGAGAAGAACTTCGAGCTCGGGAACAAGCTGGAGCCGGAGCGGAAGCTGCAGCtggcgcgcgcgctgggcctGCAGCCGCGGCAGGTGGCCATCTGGTTCCAGAACCGCCGCGCGCGGTGGAAGACGAAGCAGCTGGAGAAGGACTACGACGCGCTCAAGCGCCAGCTCGACGCCGTCAAGGCCGACAACGACGCCCTCCTCTCCCACAACAAGAAGCTCCAGGCCGAG ATACTGGCGTTGAAGGGCAGGGAGGCAGGGTCGGAGCTGATCAACCTCAACAAGGAGACGGAGGCGTCCTGCAGCAACCGCAGCGAGAACAGCTCCGAGATCAACCTCGACATCTCGCGCACGCCACCGTCCGAGGGCCCGATggaccctccgccgccggatcATCAGCAccccagcagcggcggcggcggcggcggcggcggcatgatcCCGTTCTACCCTtctgccggccgcccctccggcGTCGACATCGACCAGCTCCTGCACACCACGTCGGTGCCCAAGCTGGAGCagcacagcggcggcggcgtccagggTGCGGAAACCGCCAGCTTCGGCAACCTCCTGTGCGgcgtcgacgagccgccgccgttctGGCCGTGGGCCGACCACCAGCACTTCCATTGA
- the LOC117836521 gene encoding uncharacterized protein — protein MPPPPSAAVSSILRPKTPPDFSFRTIPLPQIRRAAAGAASSRLVLARADSSGAARGEGAETVFFDGGAHYGDLAANLLLGLTLLWLPLTLAAVSRAFILRYRFTSRRVTVVSGLSGADRTDFPYSSVTSVVVVPRFIGEWGDIIITLRDGTKVDLRSVPRFREVADYCRSMAAAEGSLVTQ, from the coding sequence atgccgccgccgccgtccgccgccgtctcctccatTCTCCGCCCGAAGACACCTCCGGATTTCTCCTTCCGCACCATTCCCCTCCCACAGATCAGGCGCGCAGCAGCTGGCGCCGCTTCTTCCCGACTCGTCCTCGCGCGTGCCGACTcgtcgggggcggcgcgcggcgagggagcGGAGACGGTGTTCTTCGACGGCGGCGCCCACTACGGCGACCTCGCGGCGAACCTGCTCCTGGGCCTGACCCTGCTGTGGCTGCCGCTGACGCTGGCGGCCGTGTCCCGCGCCTTCATCCTGCGCTACCGCTTCACCTCCCGCCGCGTGACCGTCGTGTCCGGGCTCTCCGGCGCCGACCGCACCGACTTCCCCTACTCCTCCGTGACGTCCGTGGTGGTCGTGCCGCGGTTCATCGGCGAGTGGGGGGACATCATCATCACGCTCAGGGACGGCACCAAGGTCGACCTCAGGAGCGTGCCCAGGTTCCGCGAGGTCGCCGACTACTGccgctccatggccgccgccgagggcTCCCTCGTCACCCAGTGA